A DNA window from [Chlorobium] sp. 445 contains the following coding sequences:
- the pdxH gene encoding pyridoxamine 5'-phosphate oxidase — MSIADLRKEYGKGTLNEKDLEPNPFKMFERWFHDAQAAGIEEPNAMTLATATKDGKPSARVVLLKGLDERGFVFYTNYESRKGRELAENPYAALCFHWQALERQVTIMGMVEKVSREESEAYFNSRPLTSRYGAWASHQSQVIASKAELLKRAAEIALKHPTGNVPLPPFWGGYRLLPYEIQFWQGQPSRLHDRFRYLKQHNGTWQIDRLSP, encoded by the coding sequence ATGTCTATTGCAGATTTGCGTAAAGAATACGGGAAGGGCACACTCAACGAAAAAGATTTAGAACCAAATCCCTTCAAGATGTTTGAGCGCTGGTTTCATGATGCCCAAGCTGCAGGCATTGAAGAGCCAAACGCCATGACACTAGCGACCGCAACAAAAGACGGCAAGCCTTCGGCACGCGTTGTGCTGCTCAAAGGCTTGGATGAACGCGGGTTTGTCTTCTACACAAACTACGAAAGCCGAAAGGGCAGAGAACTTGCAGAAAACCCATACGCTGCACTGTGTTTTCATTGGCAAGCGCTCGAGCGGCAAGTCACCATCATGGGCATGGTAGAAAAAGTCAGTCGTGAAGAATCAGAAGCCTATTTTAATTCGCGTCCGCTCACGAGCCGCTATGGGGCGTGGGCATCGCATCAAAGTCAGGTTATTGCAAGCAAAGCAGAACTGCTCAAACGCGCCGCTGAAATAGCGCTCAAGCATCCAACTGGCAACGTGCCACTGCCACCATTCTGGGGGGGCTATCGACTGCTGCCCTATGAAATTCAATTCTGGCAAGGACAACCCTCGCGCCTGCACGATCG